A single genomic interval of Lentimicrobium saccharophilum harbors:
- the corA gene encoding magnesium/cobalt transporter CorA, with the protein MAAEKIRNYRKKAGLPPGSLVYTGSVESESKLDLFSFDSESIERMQSDDVEQIINGISPARNYWINITGLNNTSIISKLGAHHNIHPLLLEDILNTESVPKIENTGDMLFICMKMLTWDQKSAGIDAEQISFIIGEKHLLSFQEREGDVFNPVRERLLNGLSKAREKSIDFLAYILIDKIIDNYFLVLEKIEDRIEQAEMELLRDTDRITPLEMMRLKKQLILLRKYVYPLRDEIRKLQHDDSKLIDRKTIKYINDLYDHLQNIVQNIEGFRDTITGLMELYSASLSNRMNSVMKTLTMIGAIFIPLTFIAGIYGMNFDYMPELTYPWAYPAVMLLMLALALGMFFYMKSRKWF; encoded by the coding sequence ATGGCTGCAGAAAAAATAAGAAACTACCGCAAGAAAGCTGGTCTCCCGCCCGGCTCCCTTGTCTATACCGGTTCGGTTGAAAGCGAATCAAAACTGGATCTCTTCAGTTTTGATTCAGAATCAATAGAAAGAATGCAAAGCGATGATGTTGAACAAATTATCAACGGAATTTCACCGGCCAGAAATTACTGGATCAACATTACCGGCCTGAACAATACAAGCATTATCAGCAAGTTGGGGGCCCATCACAATATTCATCCGCTGCTGCTTGAAGATATACTCAATACGGAGTCGGTCCCGAAAATTGAAAATACCGGCGATATGCTGTTCATCTGCATGAAGATGCTCACCTGGGATCAAAAATCTGCAGGTATAGATGCAGAACAGATCAGTTTCATCATAGGAGAAAAGCACCTGTTGTCGTTCCAGGAACGCGAAGGGGATGTATTTAATCCGGTGAGAGAGCGGCTGCTCAACGGCCTCAGCAAAGCCCGTGAAAAGAGTATCGACTTTCTGGCCTATATTCTGATAGATAAAATTATTGACAACTATTTTCTTGTTCTTGAAAAAATCGAAGACCGGATAGAGCAGGCTGAAATGGAGTTGCTGCGGGATACTGACCGCATAACGCCCCTGGAGATGATGCGCCTGAAGAAGCAATTGATTCTGCTCAGGAAATATGTTTATCCTTTGCGCGACGAAATCCGTAAACTTCAGCACGACGATTCAAAACTCATTGACCGGAAGACGATTAAATATATCAATGACCTTTACGATCATCTGCAAAACATCGTTCAGAACATAGAGGGATTTCGCGATACCATCACCGGATTGATGGAATTATATTCTGCCAGCCTGTCGAACCGCATGAACAGCGTAATGAAAACCCTTACGATGATCGGTGCGATTTTTATTCCCCTGACATTCATCGCAGGCATCTACGGGATGAATTTTGATTACATGCCCGAACTCACTTATCCATGGGCTTATCCGGCAGTGATGCTGCTGATGCTTGCCCTGGCTTTGGGCATGTTTTTCTATATGAAATCCAGAAAATGGTTTTGA
- the yaaA gene encoding peroxide stress protein YaaA, which translates to MLIIISPSKTLDFENKTSIRSGAEPEMISRSKKLVSLLKKKTPRQLAELMDISPKLAELNALRYSEWTFPFPEGKSRPALAAFKGDVYEGLKAWELTDGQIDFADNHLRILSGLYGILKPTDLILPYRLEMGTALQGKDYKNLYQFWGESITKSTRKALRDSGSDILINLASDEYAKAIDFKALKARIITPAFREFRDGKYKFVSFNAKRARGLMTRFAIDRRISDPDDFKHFDYEGYGYMEGLSKGDQWVFVR; encoded by the coding sequence ATGCTGATCATTATTTCTCCCAGCAAAACCCTTGATTTTGAAAATAAAACAAGCATCAGAAGTGGTGCTGAACCCGAAATGATCTCACGGTCGAAAAAGCTGGTTTCGTTGCTGAAGAAAAAAACGCCCCGGCAATTGGCTGAATTAATGGATATCAGTCCGAAATTAGCCGAACTTAACGCGTTGCGCTACAGCGAGTGGACGTTTCCCTTTCCCGAAGGGAAAAGCCGGCCGGCCCTGGCAGCCTTCAAGGGCGATGTTTATGAAGGGCTCAAAGCATGGGAACTGACAGACGGACAAATAGACTTTGCTGACAACCATCTGCGGATACTCTCCGGTCTTTACGGCATCCTGAAGCCGACTGACCTGATACTGCCCTACCGGCTTGAGATGGGCACTGCATTGCAAGGGAAAGACTACAAAAACCTTTATCAGTTCTGGGGCGAATCAATCACAAAAAGCACCCGAAAGGCTTTGAGAGATTCAGGTTCTGATATACTGATAAACCTGGCCTCTGACGAATATGCAAAAGCAATAGATTTCAAGGCGCTTAAAGCAAGGATAATAACGCCTGCATTCAGGGAATTCCGCGACGGTAAATATAAGTTTGTCAGTTTCAATGCCAAGCGCGCCCGCGGCCTGATGACCCGGTTTGCGATCGACCGCAGAATCAGCGACCCTGATGATTTCAAGCATTTTGATTATGAGGGCTATGGATATATGGAAGGGCTTTCAAAAGGAGATCAGTGGGTATTTGTCAGATAG
- a CDS encoding c-type cytochrome — MRHSIATSIFRKAIAGILPLFVLSIFLPAGSMAQNDGKKLFEKHCTVCHKLGEGKLVGPELVGITKVREREWLVKFIRNSKELIDAGDPIAVKVFEENNKIPMQAFTNLSDAEINGIIDYIENWEPPKAQEFTADVNKKDGFTETEILRGERMFYGLIPFENGGTTACNSCHYTKNSDSLNWNPSAMDLAHAFMEKDGMNIYASMSEPASSVMEKAHADYKLNEQEIYYISAYLSHLVHKEIKPFKIFPTRLLIFILFAVLMTLALIDLIFTRKVRYRFIHVIILMVGIAVHFNIAMVEAQNLSRTKDYAPDQPIKFSHKIHAGDNQTDCQYCHHIADQSKSAGIPSNDVCMNCHNVVQEGRNSGKFEINKILRAQKTGKPIEWIRIHNMQEHVFFSHAQHVNAGKIACETCHGPVAEMDIMRQFSDLSMGWCIDCHRNTRVNFKDNEYYSTYMKLHDELKSGKIDSVTVEQIGGLDCMKCHY; from the coding sequence ATGAGGCACTCTATCGCGACATCCATCTTCAGAAAGGCAATTGCCGGGATTCTTCCGCTCTTTGTTCTGTCGATATTTCTTCCGGCCGGGTCAATGGCCCAGAATGATGGTAAAAAGTTGTTTGAAAAGCATTGCACGGTTTGTCACAAACTGGGCGAGGGTAAACTTGTCGGGCCTGAACTGGTTGGAATCACCAAGGTCCGCGAAAGGGAGTGGCTGGTAAAGTTTATCAGAAATTCCAAGGAACTGATCGATGCCGGTGATCCGATCGCCGTGAAGGTATTTGAAGAAAACAATAAAATTCCGATGCAGGCTTTTACTAACCTGTCTGATGCCGAGATCAACGGCATCATCGATTACATCGAAAACTGGGAGCCCCCGAAAGCACAGGAATTTACAGCTGATGTCAATAAAAAGGACGGTTTTACGGAAACTGAAATTCTGCGGGGTGAGCGGATGTTTTACGGCCTGATCCCTTTTGAAAACGGAGGAACTACCGCCTGTAATTCATGCCATTACACCAAAAACAGCGACAGCCTCAACTGGAATCCTTCAGCCATGGATCTGGCACATGCCTTTATGGAAAAGGATGGGATGAATATTTATGCCTCAATGAGCGAGCCGGCTTCATCGGTGATGGAAAAAGCCCACGCGGATTATAAACTGAATGAGCAGGAGATATATTACATCTCAGCCTATCTTTCTCATTTAGTACACAAGGAAATTAAACCATTCAAAATTTTCCCGACCCGCTTACTGATATTTATTTTGTTTGCAGTCCTGATGACACTGGCACTGATCGACCTGATTTTCACCCGTAAAGTCCGGTATCGGTTCATTCATGTCATCATTCTGATGGTCGGCATCGCTGTTCATTTTAATATTGCCATGGTTGAAGCACAGAATCTGAGCCGTACAAAGGATTATGCACCCGATCAGCCCATAAAATTCTCTCATAAAATCCATGCCGGCGACAATCAGACCGATTGCCAGTATTGCCATCATATTGCCGACCAAAGCAAATCGGCCGGAATCCCTTCAAACGATGTTTGCATGAACTGCCACAATGTTGTTCAGGAAGGACGGAATTCAGGCAAATTTGAAATCAACAAAATCCTCCGTGCACAGAAAACCGGAAAACCCATTGAATGGATCAGGATTCACAATATGCAGGAACATGTGTTCTTCAGCCATGCCCAGCATGTGAATGCCGGGAAAATTGCCTGTGAAACCTGCCATGGCCCGGTGGCTGAAATGGATATTATGCGGCAGTTCTCCGACCTGTCGATGGGCTGGTGTATTGATTGCCACCGCAACACCAGGGTGAATTTCAAAGACAATGAATATTACTCAACCTACATGAAGTTGCATGACGAACTGAAATCAGGCAAAATTGACTCTGTCACCGTAGAACAGATCGGTGGACTTGATTGCATGAAGTGCCACTATTAA
- a CDS encoding TAT-variant-translocated molybdopterin oxidoreductase, whose amino-acid sequence MEKKYWKSLEELNNQPEDNKSADRIPQGKNLLDVIHDEIADKPSSRRNFLKFCGFGFASAAIISSCENPVKKAIPYLNKPEDVTPGMASHYASTYFDGSDYSSILVKVRDGRPIKIEGNALSPLTKGGSSARVQASVLSLYDGHARLKNPSKSGEDIDWQTLDNEVISKLKEISDAGEAIVLLTSSIISPSTIKLIEEFKTFYPGTRHVIYDPDSFSGMLMANMTTYGQAVIPDYRFEKAEVIVSFMADFLGTWLNPQEFASGYAAMRSLTNGEQKLSYHIQYETGVSISGSKADKRVRIRPSDVGGLLTGLYNSIATLAGAETLPGGTAHESFGELAPKLWENRGKSVVICGTNDPDEQILVNAINNLLGNEGNTLSYATPLLTRQGFDSEMETLVAEMKSGKVGGLILWDVNPAFDYYNPEAIKEGLKNLKVSVSFNTSLDETLENILYSAPAHHYLESWGDAEPKKRYFSLAQPAIRPIYNTRQAQESLLKWMNSDRDYYTYLKDFWQSNILKSGESAWRKALQDGVFQLDAAATEPGFTGSGVLPAAQKLSESVKTQGFEIHLYQTIAIGTGRYANNPWLMEMPDPVSKVCWDNFAAVSPGTAQEMGLIKGSMIKIGNLELPVLIQPGQADKTISVALGYGHNAFGKVADGVGVNVFPLSTISKNCRTYRISGVEPEKTAGEYKLASTQMHHSMEGRPIVRETTLAGYLEKPDSGNELHAEFEKKHVTLYKETEFKGHHWGMAIDLNKCIGCSACVIACQAENNVPVVGKEEVMKSRIMHWIRIDRYYNGDGQDPEIVFQPVMCQHCDNAPCENVCPVSATNHSSEGLNQMAYNRCVGTKYCINNCPYKVRRFNWFRYVTNDKFDYNMNSDLGRMVLNPDVTVRERGVVEKCSFCIQRIQEKKLLAKNENRPLADNEILPACAQACPSKAIVFGDLNNPESQISKMFSDPRNYHLLEELHTLPSVGYLTLVRNKPGTEA is encoded by the coding sequence ATGGAAAAGAAATACTGGAAAAGCCTTGAAGAGCTGAACAATCAGCCCGAAGACAATAAATCAGCCGATCGTATTCCACAGGGAAAAAACCTGCTGGATGTGATCCATGATGAAATCGCCGATAAACCTTCTTCAAGAAGGAATTTTCTCAAATTCTGCGGTTTTGGCTTTGCATCCGCCGCCATCATAAGCAGCTGCGAGAACCCGGTAAAGAAAGCCATCCCCTACCTCAACAAACCGGAAGATGTAACCCCCGGCATGGCCAGCCATTACGCTTCCACCTACTTCGATGGCTCGGATTACAGCAGTATCCTTGTGAAGGTCAGGGACGGCAGGCCCATCAAGATTGAAGGAAATGCCCTTTCACCCCTCACCAAAGGAGGAAGCTCTGCCAGGGTGCAGGCTTCGGTGCTCAGCCTCTACGACGGCCACGCCAGGCTCAAAAACCCCTCGAAAAGCGGAGAAGACATCGACTGGCAAACACTCGACAATGAGGTTATTTCAAAACTGAAAGAAATCAGTGATGCAGGGGAAGCCATCGTGCTGCTCACCTCCAGTATTATCAGTCCTTCTACAATAAAACTGATAGAAGAATTTAAAACCTTCTATCCAGGAACCCGTCATGTAATCTATGATCCGGATTCCTTCAGCGGCATGCTGATGGCAAATATGACAACATACGGACAGGCTGTCATCCCTGATTACCGCTTCGAAAAGGCAGAAGTCATTGTTTCCTTTATGGCCGATTTCCTCGGCACCTGGCTGAACCCTCAGGAGTTTGCTTCCGGATATGCCGCCATGCGAAGCCTCACCAATGGAGAGCAAAAACTTTCCTACCACATCCAATACGAAACCGGGGTGAGTATTTCGGGCAGCAAGGCCGACAAGCGCGTGCGCATCAGACCTTCAGATGTGGGGGGCCTGCTCACCGGCCTGTACAACAGCATTGCCACCCTTGCCGGAGCCGAAACACTTCCCGGCGGCACCGCACATGAATCCTTCGGTGAACTGGCACCAAAGCTCTGGGAAAACCGGGGCAAGTCGGTGGTGATTTGCGGCACCAATGATCCGGATGAACAAATCCTGGTAAACGCCATCAACAACCTGCTTGGCAATGAAGGAAATACCCTCAGCTACGCCACTCCACTGCTTACCCGGCAAGGGTTCGACAGTGAAATGGAAACGCTTGTTGCTGAAATGAAGTCCGGCAAAGTGGGCGGTCTGATTCTGTGGGATGTAAACCCTGCCTTTGATTATTACAACCCTGAAGCTATTAAAGAAGGGCTTAAAAACCTGAAAGTCAGTGTTTCCTTCAATACCTCACTCGACGAAACCCTCGAAAATATCCTTTATTCGGCACCAGCACACCATTATCTGGAGTCGTGGGGAGATGCGGAACCCAAAAAGAGGTATTTCAGTCTCGCCCAGCCTGCCATAAGACCCATTTATAATACGCGGCAGGCACAGGAAAGTTTGCTGAAATGGATGAATTCCGACAGGGATTACTATACTTATCTGAAGGATTTCTGGCAAAGCAATATCCTGAAATCCGGAGAATCTGCATGGCGGAAGGCCTTACAGGACGGGGTATTTCAGCTTGACGCAGCCGCAACTGAACCAGGCTTTACCGGCTCAGGGGTACTTCCTGCCGCGCAAAAACTCTCAGAATCTGTCAAGACACAGGGATTCGAGATCCATCTCTATCAGACAATCGCCATCGGTACCGGCCGCTATGCCAATAATCCATGGCTGATGGAAATGCCCGATCCCGTGTCAAAAGTGTGCTGGGACAATTTTGCTGCCGTTTCGCCCGGCACCGCGCAGGAGATGGGCCTCATCAAAGGAAGCATGATCAAAATCGGCAACCTCGAACTGCCTGTGCTGATCCAGCCCGGACAGGCCGACAAAACGATATCCGTGGCACTCGGCTACGGGCATAACGCTTTTGGCAAAGTTGCCGATGGCGTTGGCGTGAATGTATTCCCGCTCAGCACCATCAGCAAAAACTGCCGGACTTATCGCATCAGCGGCGTTGAACCTGAAAAAACCGCAGGAGAGTATAAACTGGCCTCCACCCAGATGCACCACAGTATGGAAGGCCGGCCGATTGTGCGCGAAACAACGCTGGCCGGTTATCTGGAAAAGCCTGACTCAGGAAATGAGTTACATGCGGAATTTGAAAAGAAACATGTTACCCTCTATAAGGAAACCGAATTCAAAGGGCACCACTGGGGCATGGCCATCGACCTTAACAAGTGTATCGGCTGCAGCGCCTGTGTGATCGCCTGCCAGGCTGAAAATAACGTGCCTGTGGTTGGTAAGGAAGAGGTGATGAAATCACGCATCATGCACTGGATCCGCATCGACAGGTATTACAACGGAGACGGACAGGATCCTGAAATCGTCTTTCAGCCTGTGATGTGCCAGCATTGCGACAATGCTCCCTGCGAAAATGTATGCCCGGTTTCTGCCACCAACCACAGCAGTGAAGGTCTCAACCAGATGGCCTACAACCGCTGTGTCGGAACCAAATACTGCATCAACAACTGCCCGTATAAGGTTCGTCGTTTCAACTGGTTCCGTTATGTAACCAACGACAAGTTCGATTATAATATGAATTCCGATCTCGGCAGAATGGTGCTGAATCCTGATGTAACGGTGCGCGAGCGCGGGGTTGTTGAGAAGTGTTCATTCTGCATACAGCGTATTCAGGAGAAGAAACTTCTGGCTAAGAACGAAAACCGTCCGCTCGCTGACAACGAAATTCTTCCGGCATGTGCACAGGCTTGTCCATCCAAAGCAATTGTCTTCGGCGATCTTAACAATCCCGAAAGCCAGATATCGAAGATGTTCAGTGATCCGCGCAACTATCATCTGCTGGAAGAGCTGCATACCCTGCCTTCGGTGGGATACCTGACCCTGGTAAGGAACAAACCCGGAACAGAAGCCTGA
- the nrfD gene encoding NrfD/PsrC family molybdoenzyme membrane anchor subunit — protein MYKTEVRGPLILGDKNYRQISSDIIAPIDQPIPTWWKAVFGISMLATLFGIYAMYKTVSEGIGTWGVNNSVGWGWEIINFVWWIGIGHAGTAFSIFLLILRQKWRTSINRAAEAMTVVAVGAAAIFPALHMGRVWLAFFIFPYPNTRGPLWVNFNSPLFWDFIAISAYLLISASFWYYGMVPDFATIRDKTTSKIKKAVYGFFAFGWTGSSREWLRYEALSYVLGGIAAVLVVSVHSIVSTDFAVSVIPGWHTTVFPPYFVVGAIFSGFAMVMTLMIIIRKIYKFQDYVTDSHLNAIAKILIFISLIMGTAYATEIFIAWYSGSQYEMFTFFKNRITGDYTFQFWAMVVCNAFIPQLFWFKKVRQNLTLAFIISLFINLGMWYERFNILITSLSKDYLPSSWTTYSPTWVEVGVYIGTLGIFVSGVLLFFKYIPMIAISEVKSILKVTSINKNDKKHISHE, from the coding sequence ATGTATAAAACTGAAGTGAGAGGACCACTGATTCTGGGCGACAAAAACTATCGCCAGATCAGCAGCGACATCATTGCCCCGATCGATCAGCCGATCCCCACCTGGTGGAAAGCGGTATTCGGGATTAGCATGCTGGCGACCCTGTTTGGCATATACGCCATGTATAAAACAGTGTCGGAAGGGATAGGAACCTGGGGGGTAAACAACTCCGTTGGCTGGGGATGGGAAATCATCAACTTTGTATGGTGGATCGGTATCGGACACGCCGGTACGGCTTTTTCCATCTTCCTGCTGATTCTGCGCCAGAAATGGAGAACATCCATCAACCGTGCTGCAGAGGCTATGACTGTTGTTGCCGTCGGCGCAGCGGCCATTTTCCCCGCGCTGCATATGGGACGTGTATGGCTGGCATTCTTTATATTCCCCTACCCGAATACCCGCGGACCGCTCTGGGTTAACTTCAATTCCCCATTGTTCTGGGATTTCATCGCCATTTCTGCCTACCTGCTAATTTCAGCATCTTTCTGGTATTATGGAATGGTGCCTGATTTTGCAACCATCAGGGACAAAACCACCTCAAAAATCAAAAAAGCCGTTTACGGATTCTTCGCTTTCGGATGGACCGGATCATCCAGGGAATGGCTGCGCTATGAAGCCCTCAGCTATGTGCTTGGTGGCATTGCCGCGGTGCTGGTAGTTTCTGTTCACTCCATTGTATCCACCGACTTCGCGGTTTCGGTGATCCCGGGTTGGCACACCACCGTATTCCCACCTTACTTTGTGGTGGGGGCAATTTTCTCAGGTTTCGCCATGGTAATGACCCTGATGATCATTATCCGAAAAATATATAAATTCCAGGATTATGTGACTGATTCCCACCTGAATGCTATTGCCAAGATCCTGATTTTCATTTCATTGATCATGGGAACAGCCTATGCTACGGAAATTTTTATAGCATGGTATTCAGGCAGCCAGTATGAGATGTTTACCTTCTTCAAAAACCGCATCACCGGCGATTACACATTCCAGTTCTGGGCTATGGTGGTATGCAATGCCTTTATTCCCCAACTGTTCTGGTTTAAAAAGGTAAGGCAGAACCTGACCCTGGCATTTATCATTTCGTTGTTCATCAACCTTGGCATGTGGTATGAGAGGTTTAATATCCTGATCACTTCCCTGTCGAAAGATTACCTGCCTTCGAGTTGGACAACCTACAGCCCCACCTGGGTGGAAGTAGGGGTTTACATCGGCACGCTGGGAATATTCGTATCCGGTGTACTGCTGTTCTTCAAGTACATCCCGATGATTGCCATCAGCGAAGTGAAGAGTATTTTAAAGGTGACCAGTATAAACAAGAATGACAAAAAACATATCAGCCATGAATAA
- a CDS encoding DUF3341 domain-containing protein, producing the protein MNNNHIIGVFDDEDTLMEAVHEVKKNGFEIGEIYTPYPVHEVIEAMGKKSRFTLAAFIYGFLGAAGVLAFMYYTAVIDWPVNYGGKPTNAFPSFIVVTIVITILTVTLASLFTFSVRAQIYPGKAYILPDARSTDDKFVMIFDKALSGSKTGELEGILKEKGAVEVYEKELKPQK; encoded by the coding sequence ATGAATAACAATCATATCATCGGCGTATTCGACGATGAAGACACATTGATGGAGGCTGTGCACGAAGTGAAAAAAAACGGCTTCGAGATCGGCGAGATATACACCCCCTACCCTGTACATGAGGTCATCGAAGCCATGGGCAAGAAATCAAGGTTCACGCTGGCAGCCTTTATTTACGGGTTTCTGGGTGCGGCGGGTGTACTCGCGTTTATGTACTACACGGCTGTGATCGACTGGCCGGTAAATTACGGCGGCAAGCCCACCAACGCCTTCCCATCGTTTATCGTTGTCACCATCGTGATCACCATCCTTACTGTGACCCTTGCCAGCCTTTTCACCTTCTCCGTCAGGGCGCAGATATACCCGGGCAAGGCATACATCCTGCCCGATGCAAGATCGACCGACGACAAGTTTGTGATGATTTTCGACAAAGCCCTGAGCGGCAGCAAAACCGGAGAACTGGAAGGAATTCTAAAAGAGAAAGGTGCAGTTGAAGTGTACGAAAAAGAGTTAAAACCACAAAAATAA
- a CDS encoding c-type cytochrome has protein sequence MTKKRINRATIAALCIMVMTVSCDRSRNDKGFEYFPDMAHSLAYETYAPNPNFGDSMTMRLPAENTISREIMPYPYPNTPEGRALAAVELSNPLELTEDHLKAGKEKYAIFCRNCHGALGDGNGYLHTSGRYAIKPASLLSDKMLAAPESDIFHVITAGYQVMGAHGHMIRPEDRWKIAMFVKNELQANTVK, from the coding sequence ATGACAAAAAAACGAATCAACCGGGCTACCATTGCCGCCCTGTGTATAATGGTTATGACAGTTTCATGTGATCGCTCAAGAAACGACAAGGGTTTCGAGTATTTCCCAGATATGGCGCATTCGCTGGCCTACGAAACCTATGCCCCTAACCCCAACTTCGGCGACAGCATGACCATGCGTTTGCCGGCCGAAAATACCATTTCGCGTGAAATCATGCCTTATCCATATCCCAATACGCCTGAAGGCAGGGCACTGGCTGCCGTTGAACTTTCCAACCCGCTGGAGTTGACCGAAGATCATCTGAAGGCAGGGAAAGAAAAATATGCCATATTCTGCCGGAATTGCCATGGTGCGCTGGGCGACGGCAACGGCTACCTGCACACCAGCGGCAGGTATGCCATCAAACCGGCTTCGCTGCTCTCAGACAAGATGCTGGCAGCACCTGAATCGGATATTTTTCACGTAATCACAGCAGGTTATCAGGTGATGGGCGCACACGGGCATATGATCAGGCCTGAAGACCGCTGGAAAATTGCCATGTTTGTGAAAAACGAATTGCAAGCCAACACTGTAAAATAA
- a CDS encoding SCO family protein → MKRFIPISLIAFLIPLMMQGQTIKATQDIKSPELEIGIVEHLDEYIPDDLMLIDTTGQAVNLKQLIDKPTVLMWVYYRCPGICSPLMTSVAEVIGKTDLILGKDFQVITISFDAREGSDLAIRKRENYLNLIGKPVDESGWMFYTADSANIARGTEATGFRFKKAGNDFMHSAALIMISPDGKITRYLQGTYFLPFEFKMALIETSQGKSGPTIYKVLQFCYTYDPAGQQYVLNVTKVAGSLILIIALIVFLILVLKPRKKTTTN, encoded by the coding sequence ATGAAAAGATTTATTCCTATTAGCCTTATCGCGTTCCTCATCCCGCTGATGATGCAGGGACAAACCATAAAAGCAACTCAGGACATCAAATCTCCCGAACTGGAGATAGGCATTGTTGAACATCTGGATGAATATATTCCCGATGACTTGATGCTGATAGATACAACCGGCCAGGCGGTTAACCTGAAACAGCTGATTGACAAACCCACTGTACTTATGTGGGTATATTACCGCTGTCCGGGCATCTGCAGTCCTTTAATGACCAGCGTAGCTGAGGTGATCGGAAAAACCGACCTCATCCTGGGTAAGGATTTCCAGGTAATTACCATCAGTTTCGATGCACGGGAAGGAAGTGATCTGGCCATCCGTAAAAGAGAGAACTATCTCAATCTTATCGGTAAACCTGTTGATGAATCAGGCTGGATGTTCTATACGGCAGACAGCGCAAACATTGCCAGGGGAACCGAAGCCACCGGCTTCCGGTTTAAGAAAGCCGGGAATGATTTTATGCATTCAGCGGCATTGATCATGATCAGCCCTGACGGAAAAATAACCCGCTATCTCCAGGGAACCTACTTTCTCCCATTTGAATTCAAGATGGCACTTATCGAGACGTCTCAGGGAAAAAGCGGACCCACCATTTATAAAGTACTTCAGTTCTGCTATACTTATGACCCCGCCGGTCAGCAATATGTGCTCAATGTCACAAAAGTTGCCGGTAGTCTGATCCTGATCATTGCATTGATTGTTTTTCTGATTCTTGTACTGAAACCCCGAAAGAAAACCACAACAAACTAA